In Gossypium arboreum isolate Shixiya-1 chromosome 6, ASM2569848v2, whole genome shotgun sequence, the following are encoded in one genomic region:
- the LOC108484848 gene encoding protein NRT1/ PTR FAMILY 6.2-like — MIGSIMLTLAIHNRLIMPLFRKTRYSHGLKSLQKIWLGLLFSIIAMVGAALAERKRLSVAKTSSRTTALILPVSGFLLLPQFILVGIGDAFIYAGQLDFFITKSPRGMKAIGTGLFLATISLGLFLSTILVEIVREVPGTNDGHYWLAHRINDGRLDLFYGLLAVLSLINLGLFLLCAKCICQILKEETSYHS, encoded by the exons ATGATTGGATCTATAATGCTCACTCTTGCGATCCATAACCGCCTGATTATGCCACTCTTCAGGAAAACAAGATACTCTCATG GTTTGAAAAGTTTGCAAAAAATCTGGTTAGGCCTCTTGTTCTCAATTATAGCTATGGTGGGTGCAGCATTGGCAGAAAGGAAAAGGTTGTCAGTCGCTAAAACCAGCAGCAGAACCACTGCCTTAATCCTACCGGTGAGCGGCTTCTTGTTGCTTCCACAATTCATCTTGGTCGGGATTGGAGATGCATTTATCTATGCAGGACAGCTCGATTTCTTCATAACAAAGTCACCTAGAGGGATGAAAGCAATAGGTACTGGCCTTTTCCTCGCAACCATCTCTCTTGGTTTGTTTTTAAGCACCATACTCGTTGAAATAGTGAGGGAAGTTCCTGGAACGAATGACGGTCATTATTGGCTGGCTCATAGGATCAATGATGGCAGACTCGACTTATTTTACGGACTTTTAGCTGTTTTAAGCCTCATCAACTTGGGGTTATTTCTTCTATGCGCCAAATGTATATGCCAAATCCTTAAAGAAGAAACTTCATACCATAGCTAG
- the LOC108485845 gene encoding uncharacterized protein LOC108485845: MASTRNGIVRRVEVNTNPRPLWGFPNSQLLVVIPSSNSVMNFKFLLKRPNPCDDLGSILSNFVMNQFVSGKPNSPDYNVVADIRTVHDFEPTHKPRFKVFIVSPRRSIQPQNIPNTPETVTDNMLVCFNTDLASRENSYVPEPFNLQIMIARNIVVKKSAVYNIHFWGNCSVQQSFVEMFVDRSIS, encoded by the exons ATGGCCTCTACAAGAAACGG AATCGTAAGACGCGTCGAAGTTAACACAAACCCACGACCTCTCTGGGGGTTTCCAAACAGTCAGTTACTGGTCGTCATTCCTAGCTCCAACAGTGTTATGAATTTTAAATTCCTCTTGAAAAGACCTAATCCATGTGACGACCTCGGTAGTATTTTGAGCAACTTTGTCATGAACCAATTTGTTTCTGGGAAACCAAACAGCCCAGATTATAATGTGGTAGCTGACATTCGAACTGTTCATGATTTCGAACCAACTCATAAACCAAGATTTAAAGTCTTCATTGTCTCTCCTCGCAGGTCTATTCAACCCCAAAACATCCCAAATACTCCTGAGACAGTCACGGATAATATGCTCGTTTGTTTCAACACCGACCTTGCATCTCGGGAAAATAGTTATGTTCCTGAGCCTTTTAATCTGCAAATTATGATAGCTAGGAATATTGTTGTTAAAAAATCTGCAGTTTATAATATTCACTTTTGGGGGAACTGCAGTGTCCAACAAAGCTTTGTAGAAATGTTTGTAGATAGGTCTATTAGCTAG
- the LOC128294171 gene encoding uncharacterized protein LOC128294171, whose amino-acid sequence MGHIERFCKEPRNQQQGRAHAVVKEEEDHLFVVSYFSSSILCDSWLVDSSCTNHMTYGRKLFKDLDRLFKSKVRIGNGEYLEVKGRCTVAIESCAGTKLISDVLFVPEIDQNLLSVGQLVEKRFKVMFKEGMCLILDSSGNELFRIKMQKKRFSLNPFEEEQVASKCQEDNPIVQEQLQIKCFENGELHAKVTLLQ is encoded by the coding sequence ATGGGGCACATTGAGAGGTTCTGCAAGGAACCGAGAAATCAGCAGCAGGGTAGAGCACATGCTGTAGTTAAAGAAGAAGAGGACCATTTGTTTGTCGTCTCTTACTTCTCATCAAGCATTTTATGTGACAGTTGGTTAGTTGATAGTAGTTGTACCAACCATATGACTTATGGTAGGAAGCTGTTTAAAGATCTTGACAGGTTATTTAAATCGAAAGTAAGGATAGGAAATGGAGAATACCTAGAAGTGAAGGGAAGATGCACAGTAGCAATAGAAAGTTGTGCTGGAACTAAGTTGATTTCAGATGTTCTGTTTGTACCTGAGATTGATCAAAACTTGTTGAGTGTAGGGCAATTGGTAGAGAAGAGATTCAAGGTTATGTTCAAAGAGGGAATGTGTTTGATCCTTGACTCTAGTGGCAATGAATTGTTTAGGATCAAGATGCAGAAGAAGAGGTTCTCATTGAATCCATTTGAGGAGGAGCAAGTGGCATCCAAGTGTCAAGAAGATAATCCTATCGTGCAAGAACAACTGCAAATCAAGTGTTTTGAGAATGGGGAGTTGCATGCAAAGGTAACTCTCTTGCAGTAG
- the LOC108486294 gene encoding uncharacterized protein LOC108486294, with amino-acid sequence MANAWKREHSKTQKLLSPKTLLSLLILILILIFYLCFSFLSPKNPTFIPTTASYKTQISTQNFPIPPFNCRNSPQSHPIIANQVENLKYPFIYSLADLGSLPDKPHKNIVRLLKGKPFRRPDISATVQDFLEGKNRDGFFVDVGANVGMASFAAAVMGFRVLAFEPVLENLQRICDGIWFNRIEELITVFEAAASDRNVNITFHKLVGRLDNSAVSAVGAKLAFKSNEEIAVQVRSILLDEVIPESEPVLLLKIDVQGWEYHVLKGAKKLLSRKKGEAPYLIYEEDERLLQASNTTAKEIRDFLSSLGYTHCTQHGTDAHCTKN; translated from the exons ATGGCAAACGCATGGAAGCGAGAACACAGCAAAACCCAAAAGCTCCTCTCACCCAAAACCCTTCTTTCCCTCCTCATCCTCATCCTCATCCTCATCTTCTACCTCtgtttctcttttctttcccCTAAAAACCCCACCTTTATCCCCACAACTGCATCTTATAAGACCCAAATATCTACCCAAAATTTCCCAATCCCTCCTTTTAATTGCCGCAACTCCCCGCAATCTCATCCCATTATTGCCAACCAAGTAGAAAATCTCAAATACCCTTTTATTTACTCCTTGGCTGACTTAGGCTCACTCCCTGACAAGCCTCACAAGAACATCGTCAGACTTCTTAAAGGTAAGCCCTTTCGTCGGCCTGACATCTCTGCCACTGTTCAGGATTTTCTGGAAGGGAAAAACAGGGATGGTTTTTTCGTGGATGTCGGGGCCAATGTCGGGATGGCCAGTTTCGCAGCAGCTGTTATGGGGTTCAGGGTGTTGGCTTTTGAGCCAGTTTTGGAGAATTTGCAAAGGATTTGTGATGGCATTTGGTTTAATAGGATTGAGGAATTGATTACTGTGTTTGAAGCAGCCGCATCTGACCGTAATGTAAATATTACTTTCCATAAG TTGGTTGGCCGGCTTGACAACAGTGCCGTTTCTGCTGTTGGTGCAAAGTTGGCATTCAAGTCCAATGAAGAAATAGCAGTTCAAGTGAGATCCATACTTCTCGATGAAGTTATCCCAGAGTCAGAGCCAGTGCTTCTGCTTAAAATTGATGTACAGGGATGGGAATACCATGTATTGAAGGGAGCCAAAAAGTTGTTATCGAGGAAAAAAGGTGAAGCCCCTTATCTAATCTACGAGGAAGATGAACGACTGTTGCAAGCAAGTAACACTACCGCCAAAGAGATACGGGATTTTCTAAGTAGTTTGGGTTATACTCATTGCACCCAGCATGGTACAGATGCTCATTGCACCAAGAATTAA
- the LOC108486295 gene encoding uncharacterized protein LOC108486295 has translation MASGFLLTAAPFLPSQRNEMNGFLGQMRSSFHGKVGYKQSFLRRESNSPRGGRLVVASVLGRKVQKKETVVPDPDYRIPFVLLGLAGGLVYTDNLLPAAPVGLLGLLLLFQTTRVRFVFDDEALEVKVGEQLEDSGENVFVGGKNRWKYSTFVNWELWWPSFPILVYFKETQTKPEGQVHFFPVIFNGKQLYDVMVERAGPSKTSGPK, from the exons ATGGCTAGTGGATTCCTGTTGACTGCTGCTCCATTTCTACCTTCCCAAA GAAATGAAATGAATGGTTTTTTGGGACAAATGAGGAGCTCATTCCATGGCAAAGTAGGATATAAGCAAAGTTTTTTAAGAAGAGAATCCAATAGTCCTCGTGGAGGCAGACTTGTTGTTGCATCTGTG CTAGGAAGGAAGGTCCAAAAGAAAGAAACTGTGGTTCCTGACCCAGATTATCGCATACCCTTTGTCCTACTTG GTCTAGCCGGTGGATTGGTTTATACTGACAACCTATTACCAGCTGCACCTGTTGGTTTACTTGGGTTGCTCCTGTTGTTCCAG ACTACCAGAGTGAGATTTGTCTTTGACGACGAGGCTCTG GAGGTAAAAGTAGGAGAGCAGCTTGAGGATTCAGGTGAAAATGTCTTCGTGGGCGGAAAGAACCGTTGGAA GTACTCAACTTTTGTGAATTGGGAACTTTGGTGGCCAAGTTTCCCAATTCTGGTGTATTTTAAGGAGACACAGACAAAGCCTGAAGGACAAGTTCACTTTTTCCCAGTCATTTTT AACGGAAAGCAACTCTACGATGTAATGGTAGAAAGAGCTGGTCCTTCAAAAACTAGCGGCCCGAAATAA
- the LOC108486297 gene encoding protein BUNDLE SHEATH DEFECTIVE 2, chloroplastic-like isoform X1, which produces MANSLSFTSVCSFNTCNKPGIIIDNSFPRKVLVVNEVFKSSRSARMCSLEAKAAEKNQSTKPTSIVCADCEGNGAKQCSQCKGTGVNSVDHFNGQFKAGGLCWLCRINVCFCCRGKREILCGNCNGAGFTGGFMSTLDD; this is translated from the exons ATGGCAAACTCTCTATCTTTCACTTCTGTTTGTTCCTTCAACACTTGCAATAAGCCGG GGATAATTATTGATAATTCTTTTCCGAGGAAGGTTCTTGTGGTAAATGAAGTGTTTAAGAGCTCCAGGAGTGCCAGAATGTGTTCTTTAGAGGCTAAG GCTGCTGAAAAGAATCAGAGTACTAAACCAACTAGCATCGTTTGTGCTGATTGCGAAGGAAATg GTGCAAAACAATGTTCTCAATGCAAAGGAACTGGGGTTAATTCAGTTGATCACTTCAATGGACAATTTAAAGCTGGTGGGCTGTGTTGGCTTTGCAG AATTAATGTGTGTTTTTGTTGCAGGGGGAAAAGGGAGATTTTATGTGGGAATTGTAATGGAGCTGGCTTTACTGGTGGATTTATGAGCACCTTGGATGACTGA
- the LOC108486297 gene encoding protein BUNDLE SHEATH DEFECTIVE 2, chloroplastic-like isoform X3: MANSLSFTSVCSFNTCNKPGIIIDNSFPRKVLVVNEVFKSSRSARMCSLEAKAAEKNQSTKPTSIVCADCEGNGAKQCSQCKGTGVNSVDHFNGQFKAGGLCWLCSCRNWHILGSKESTKVIQGYRQW, from the exons ATGGCAAACTCTCTATCTTTCACTTCTGTTTGTTCCTTCAACACTTGCAATAAGCCGG GGATAATTATTGATAATTCTTTTCCGAGGAAGGTTCTTGTGGTAAATGAAGTGTTTAAGAGCTCCAGGAGTGCCAGAATGTGTTCTTTAGAGGCTAAG GCTGCTGAAAAGAATCAGAGTACTAAACCAACTAGCATCGTTTGTGCTGATTGCGAAGGAAATg GTGCAAAACAATGTTCTCAATGCAAAGGAACTGGGGTTAATTCAGTTGATCACTTCAATGGACAATTTAAAGCTGGTGGGCTGTGTTGGCTTTGCAG TTGTAGAAACTGGCACATTCTTGGTTCCAAAGAAAGTACTAAAGTCATTCAAGGATATAGGCAATGGTGA
- the LOC108486297 gene encoding protein BUNDLE SHEATH DEFECTIVE 2, chloroplastic-like isoform X2, giving the protein MANSLSFTSVCSFNTCNKPGIIIDNSFPRKVLVVNEVFKSSRSARMCSLEAKAAEKNQSTKPTSIVCADCEGNGAKQCSQCKGTGVNSVDHFNGQFKAGGLCWLCRGKREILCGNCNGAGFTGGFMSTLDD; this is encoded by the exons ATGGCAAACTCTCTATCTTTCACTTCTGTTTGTTCCTTCAACACTTGCAATAAGCCGG GGATAATTATTGATAATTCTTTTCCGAGGAAGGTTCTTGTGGTAAATGAAGTGTTTAAGAGCTCCAGGAGTGCCAGAATGTGTTCTTTAGAGGCTAAG GCTGCTGAAAAGAATCAGAGTACTAAACCAACTAGCATCGTTTGTGCTGATTGCGAAGGAAATg GTGCAAAACAATGTTCTCAATGCAAAGGAACTGGGGTTAATTCAGTTGATCACTTCAATGGACAATTTAAAGCTGGTGGGCTGTGTTGGCTTTGCAG GGGGAAAAGGGAGATTTTATGTGGGAATTGTAATGGAGCTGGCTTTACTGGTGGATTTATGAGCACCTTGGATGACTGA
- the LOC108484049 gene encoding heme oxygenase 1, chloroplastic, whose translation MASLTPFSHSHSHSLLKMPNVRPPPPPSFFSSFILKDFPYSKTLSLKLPRMVTRNVVVSATTAEKPRKRYPGEAKGFVEEMRFVAMKLHTKEQAKEGEKEVKQPEERPVQRWEPSVDGYLKFLVDSKLVYDTLEGIIDKAPFPSYAEFRDTGLERSEKLAKDLQWFKEQGYTIPEPSSRGVTYAEYLKELSEKDPQAFICHFYNIYFAHSAGGRMIGKKVAEKILDKKELEFYKWDGDLSQLLQNVRDKLNKVAESWTREEKNHCLEETEKSFKYSGDILRLILS comes from the exons ATGGCGTCTCTGACCCCTTTTTCCCACTCCCACTCCCACTCCCTTCTTAAAATGCCCAACGTTAGACCCCCTCCTCCTCCCAGTTTCTTTTCCAGTTTCATCCTCAAGGATTTCCCATATTCCAAAACTCTGTCCCTTAAACTTCCCAGGATGGTTACTAGGAACGTCGTTGTATCAGCCACGACGGCGGAGAAGCCCAGGAAGAGGTACCCTGGGGAAGCTAAAGGGTTTGTGGAAGAGATGAGGTTCGTGGCTATGAAATTGCATACTAAGGAGCAAGCCAAGGAAGGAGAGAAGGAAGTGAAACAACCTGAAGAGCGGCCTGTTCAGAGATGGGAGCCCAGCGTTGATGGGTACTTGAAGTTCCTCGTGGATAGCAAGTTGGTTTACGATACGCTTGAAGGAATTATTGATAAGGCTCCTTTCCCTAGCT ATGCTGAATTCAGAGACACTGGACTGGAAAGGTCTGAAAAATTGGCAAAGGATTTACAGTGGTTCAAAGAGCAAGGCTACACTATTCCAGAACCATCTTCTCGTGGTGTTACGTATGCTGAGTATCTCAAAGAATTATCTGAGAAGGATCCACAAGCATTCATATGCCATTTCTACAACATTTATTTTGCCCACTCAGCTGGCGGCCGGATGATTGGGAAGAAG GTAGCTGAGAAGATACTTGACAAGAAGGAGTTAGAGTTTTACAAATGGGATGGTGACCTTTCCCAACTGTTACAAAATGTGAGGGACAAGCTGAATAAAGTTGCTGAG agCTGGACTAGAGAAGAGAAGAACCATTGCTTGGAAGAAACTGAGAAATCATTCAAATATTCTGGGGATATCCTTCGACTGATATTGTCATAG